The following are encoded in a window of Fretibacter rubidus genomic DNA:
- a CDS encoding NUDIX hydrolase produces MVDLTEKDPVDCVGVICFRGDDVLLIKRGTAPRKGEWSLPGGRIEAGESEREAALRELMEETSVTATLGAKVAVIDAKFEGFHYRLHDYVSIWTAGEPRAGDDAARAEFVPPERLDALGMWPKTREVIETARAVLGDADKSGLNERSKA; encoded by the coding sequence ATGGTTGACCTTACAGAAAAAGACCCGGTCGATTGTGTCGGTGTGATTTGTTTTCGCGGGGATGATGTGCTGTTGATAAAGCGGGGCACGGCACCACGCAAAGGGGAATGGTCTCTTCCGGGTGGGCGTATCGAGGCAGGCGAGAGCGAGCGCGAAGCGGCGCTGCGCGAGTTGATGGAAGAAACATCTGTGACAGCGACTTTGGGTGCAAAGGTTGCAGTGATTGACGCAAAATTTGAAGGCTTTCATTACCGCCTGCATGATTACGTGTCGATTTGGACCGCGGGTGAGCCTCGGGCGGGTGATGATGCAGCGCGGGCCGAATTTGTCCCGCCAGAACGGCTTGATGCATTAGGCATGTGGCCCAAAACCCGCGAGGTGATTGAGACGGCACGGGCAGTGTTAGGTGACGCTGATAAAAGTGGTTTAAATGAGCGGTCAAAAGCGTAA
- a CDS encoding META domain-containing protein translates to MLRPIPLLLATLALTACMKVSKNIKAASPLPSLVGSEWAPEQSGDVEQFVGFKSGGEIIGHGGCNRFFGTYEQTGDTLTIGPLASTKMACPHLGAESAFLGALQDARSVEATHLKLLLKNEAGETLLTLRRRDWD, encoded by the coding sequence ATGCTTCGACCCATCCCCTTATTGCTGGCCACGCTCGCGCTGACCGCCTGTATGAAAGTTAGTAAAAATATCAAAGCAGCATCACCGCTGCCATCGCTAGTTGGGTCTGAATGGGCGCCAGAACAGAGTGGTGATGTCGAACAATTTGTTGGGTTTAAATCGGGCGGTGAGATTATAGGGCATGGCGGCTGTAACCGCTTTTTCGGGACTTATGAACAAACTGGCGATACGTTGACCATTGGGCCTTTGGCCTCAACGAAAATGGCATGTCCGCATCTTGGCGCAGAGAGCGCCTTTTTGGGTGCGTTGCAAGATGCGCGGTCGGTCGAGGCGACGCATTTAAAGTTGCTTTTGAAAAATGAGGCGGGTGAGACCCTGCTAACATTGCGCCGACGGGATTGGGACTAA
- a CDS encoding SOS response-associated peptidase, whose protein sequence is MIGKIMCGRYSLAGNQAEIAAYFGAKTSTLGRKGNPLWDWDPHYNIAPASVVPVIAFDGQRQRKIVPMRWGLHPHWKKGPPEGRPLFNARLETAHELASFRTPFRRRRALIPASGWYEWEGVEKPKTPYYIHTTHNSQGSNGFTAFAGLWDQWIVSEGITLLSCTILTTAATGDIKHLHHRMPVRLPQHRWDDWLDWDKPAAKIVEQHMGGDDLDYYAVDTAVNSGRAEGPELIIPAAFK, encoded by the coding sequence ATGATAGGAAAAATCATGTGCGGACGATATTCATTAGCGGGCAATCAGGCCGAAATTGCGGCCTATTTTGGGGCCAAAACAAGCACGCTGGGCCGCAAGGGTAATCCGCTATGGGATTGGGATCCGCATTATAATATCGCGCCTGCGTCCGTTGTGCCTGTCATTGCCTTTGACGGTCAAAGGCAGCGAAAAATCGTGCCCATGCGCTGGGGACTGCATCCGCATTGGAAAAAGGGTCCGCCCGAAGGTCGCCCTCTGTTTAATGCGCGGCTAGAAACGGCGCATGAGCTTGCCAGTTTTCGCACCCCTTTTCGCCGCCGCCGCGCGTTAATACCCGCCAGTGGATGGTATGAATGGGAAGGCGTGGAAAAACCCAAAACACCCTATTATATTCACACCACCCATAACTCTCAGGGCAGCAACGGGTTCACAGCCTTTGCAGGATTATGGGATCAATGGATTGTCAGCGAGGGCATTACGCTTTTGTCGTGTACCATACTGACCACCGCCGCGACAGGCGATATTAAACACCTGCATCACCGTATGCCTGTGCGCCTACCGCAGCACAGGTGGGACGATTGGCTCGATTGGGACAAACCCGCCGCCAAAATTGTAGAGCAGCATATGGGGGGGGATGATTTGGATTATTACGCGGTCGACACGGCTGTTAACTCCGGCCGCGCGGAAGGGCCAGAATTAATTATCCCAGCTGCGTTTAAGTAA
- a CDS encoding FAD-binding oxidoreductase, with product MSDIDTGLAQIKSDFDTGAWTVDPDIIAPHLTEWRDKYFGNTPLMLTPRNTQELSEMVKICAGHNIALVPQGGNTGLVGGQTPMGEVLVSLKKMTAIRDVSVTNNAMIVEAGATLQSVQDAAKNAGRKFPLSLASEGSCTVGGVLSTNAGGVHVLKYGTTKDLVFGVEAVLADGSIYKGLTALRKDNTGYDLSRLFLGAEGTLGIITAASLKLFPQPGHVQRVMCALNSPSDALKLLDASRSGSNLAMFEVVPKIGMDLVTTHIEGQRYPFDAPHDWFALIDWEVATEEEGEAIASRVLERAFEDGIINDAVIAQSETQAAQLLALRENVSAGQKYLGGSVKQDITVPIDTIPEFFTRADAAVEAIVPGCRPVGFGHFGDGNIHYNIGAPEGVDRETFLAQWDAISHAVFDIVDDLGGSISAEHGIGVMKRGDLAERADPVKMSLLQGVKNTLDPHRIMNPRVLV from the coding sequence ATGAGCGATATCGATACAGGTCTAGCGCAGATTAAATCCGACTTTGACACGGGTGCATGGACTGTGGACCCTGACATTATCGCGCCGCATTTGACGGAATGGCGCGATAAATATTTTGGTAATACGCCGCTCATGCTGACCCCGCGCAATACGCAGGAGTTATCAGAGATGGTCAAAATCTGCGCCGGGCATAACATCGCCCTTGTCCCACAGGGCGGTAATACGGGCCTTGTCGGCGGGCAGACGCCCATGGGTGAAGTGCTGGTATCTCTTAAAAAAATGACAGCCATTCGCGACGTAAGCGTGACGAATAACGCCATGATCGTAGAGGCCGGCGCGACCCTGCAATCCGTCCAAGACGCCGCCAAAAACGCGGGCCGAAAGTTTCCCCTTTCGCTCGCCTCGGAAGGCAGTTGCACTGTGGGCGGCGTACTATCGACCAACGCGGGCGGCGTGCATGTGCTGAAATACGGCACGACCAAAGACCTTGTTTTCGGGGTCGAAGCGGTACTGGCGGACGGCTCTATTTACAAGGGGCTGACGGCGCTTCGTAAAGATAACACGGGCTATGACCTTAGCCGCTTGTTCCTTGGCGCGGAAGGTACGCTCGGCATTATCACGGCGGCGAGCCTCAAACTGTTTCCACAGCCCGGCCATGTGCAACGCGTAATGTGCGCGCTGAACTCACCGAGCGACGCGCTAAAACTGCTCGACGCCTCACGCTCAGGATCAAATTTGGCAATGTTTGAAGTCGTGCCCAAAATCGGCATGGACTTGGTCACAACCCATATCGAAGGACAGCGTTATCCATTTGATGCGCCGCATGATTGGTTTGCACTGATTGATTGGGAGGTGGCGACAGAAGAAGAGGGCGAAGCGATAGCCAGCCGTGTGCTAGAACGCGCTTTTGAAGACGGCATTATTAATGACGCCGTCATCGCGCAAAGCGAGACCCAAGCGGCGCAATTATTGGCGTTGCGTGAAAATGTATCTGCCGGACAGAAATATCTCGGCGGGTCGGTAAAGCAAGACATCACTGTGCCAATTGATACAATTCCAGAATTTTTCACCCGCGCGGATGCGGCCGTAGAGGCGATTGTGCCCGGATGCCGCCCCGTAGGATTTGGCCATTTTGGTGACGGGAATATTCATTACAATATCGGCGCGCCGGAAGGGGTAGACCGTGAGACGTTTTTAGCGCAATGGGACGCAATATCCCACGCCGTCTTTGATATTGTTGATGATCTCGGCGGGTCGATATCGGCAGAGCACGGTATTGGCGTGATGAAGCGCGGTGATCTGGCGGAGCGCGCTGACCCTGTCAAAATGTCTCTTTTACAGGGGGTGAAAAATACGCTAGATCCCCATCGTATCATGAATCCACGCGTACTGGTCTAA
- the dxs gene encoding 1-deoxy-D-xylulose-5-phosphate synthase yields the protein MVHTPLLDTVKTPDDMKDLSREQLKQLADELRTEVIDAVSVTGGHLGAGLGVVELTVAIHHLFNTPSDKLIWDVGHQCYPHKVLTGRRDRIRTIRQGGGLSGFTKRAESDYDPFGAAHSSTSISAGMGFATARDLDGREGHVISVIGDGSITAGMAYEAMNNAGATDSRQIVILNDNDMSIAPPVGAMSNLLARTVSSGGYQRIRGMAKSIVKDAPRPIKSTAKKGEEYTRGMFTGGTWFEELGFFYVGPVDGHDLDALIPVLENVKNMKDGPVLVHVVTQKGKGYAPAENSADKYHGVSKFNVVTGVQSKSTPNAPSYTNVFADALIKEAQKDDKIVGITAAMPGGTGMKAFGEAFPKRMFDVGIAEQHAVTFAGGLAADGYKPFCAIYSTFLQRGYDQLVHDIALQNLPVRFAMDRAGLVGADGPTHAGAFDIAYMACLPNMMLMAAADEAELTHMVATAVAYNEGPCGFRYPRGEGTGVAIPEIGQVLEIGKGRIIREGSRIALLSYGTRLGECITAAEQLETLGLSTTVADARFAKPLDSALIKRLADEHEVLITIEEGAVGGFGAMVLHDLAAAGRLDSGLKIRTMTLPDIYIDQDTPHKMYQQAGLDADAIVAKVFQVLGRHQVDTANLA from the coding sequence ATGGTTCATACGCCGCTGCTTGATACCGTTAAAACACCGGATGATATGAAAGATTTGTCGCGGGAGCAGTTAAAGCAACTGGCCGACGAATTACGCACGGAAGTCATTGACGCGGTCTCTGTCACGGGTGGGCATCTGGGCGCAGGGCTGGGCGTTGTCGAACTGACCGTTGCCATTCATCACCTGTTTAATACCCCATCTGACAAATTGATTTGGGACGTGGGGCATCAATGTTACCCGCACAAAGTCCTGACAGGACGGCGTGACCGAATCCGTACTATTCGCCAAGGCGGCGGTCTGTCGGGTTTTACCAAACGCGCAGAATCTGACTATGATCCGTTTGGCGCGGCGCATAGCTCGACCTCTATTTCAGCGGGTATGGGTTTTGCGACCGCACGCGATTTAGACGGGCGTGAGGGTCACGTGATTTCCGTGATTGGTGATGGCTCTATTACGGCTGGCATGGCCTATGAGGCGATGAATAATGCGGGCGCCACCGATAGTCGCCAGATTGTTATTTTAAATGACAATGACATGTCGATTGCCCCGCCCGTTGGCGCGATGAGCAACCTTTTGGCCCGCACAGTCAGCAGCGGCGGATATCAGCGCATTCGTGGTATGGCCAAATCTATTGTGAAAGACGCCCCGCGCCCGATTAAATCGACCGCCAAAAAAGGCGAAGAATATACACGCGGCATGTTTACTGGCGGCACGTGGTTTGAAGAGCTTGGCTTCTTTTACGTTGGTCCTGTTGACGGGCACGACCTCGACGCGCTTATCCCTGTGCTCGAAAATGTCAAAAATATGAAAGACGGCCCTGTGCTCGTGCATGTGGTGACGCAAAAGGGCAAAGGCTATGCGCCTGCGGAGAACTCGGCTGATAAATATCACGGGGTTAGCAAGTTCAACGTCGTCACAGGCGTACAAAGCAAATCCACGCCTAACGCGCCGAGCTATACCAATGTCTTTGCTGATGCCCTGATTAAAGAGGCGCAGAAAGACGATAAAATTGTCGGTATCACGGCGGCGATGCCGGGCGGTACGGGCATGAAAGCCTTTGGGGAAGCTTTTCCAAAACGTATGTTTGATGTCGGCATTGCCGAACAACATGCGGTGACATTTGCAGGAGGCCTCGCAGCGGATGGGTACAAGCCGTTTTGCGCGATTTACTCGACGTTTTTGCAACGCGGTTATGACCAACTTGTGCATGATATTGCGCTGCAAAATCTGCCTGTGCGCTTTGCGATGGACCGCGCGGGCCTTGTCGGCGCGGACGGCCCGACCCATGCGGGTGCGTTTGATATCGCCTATATGGCGTGCTTGCCCAATATGATGTTGATGGCGGCGGCGGATGAAGCGGAACTGACCCATATGGTGGCCACCGCTGTAGCTTATAACGAAGGGCCATGCGGGTTCCGCTATCCACGCGGCGAGGGCACAGGTGTTGCCATCCCAGAGATCGGACAGGTGCTAGAGATTGGCAAAGGCCGCATCATCCGCGAAGGCTCGCGTATTGCGCTTTTGTCTTACGGGACGCGCCTCGGTGAATGTATTACCGCCGCAGAACAACTAGAGACGTTAGGGCTATCGACCACAGTCGCCGACGCCCGCTTTGCCAAACCGCTCGATAGCGCGCTGATTAAAAGGCTCGCGGATGAACATGAAGTTCTGATCACGATTGAGGAAGGTGCGGTTGGCGGTTTTGGCGCGATGGTGCTACACGATCTTGCAGCGGCTGGCCGTTTGGATAGCGGGCTTAAAATCCGCACGATGACGCTGCCCGATATCTATATCGACCAAGACACGCCGCATAAAATGTATCAACAAGCAGGGCTAGATGCGGACGCGATTGTCGCCAAAGTCTTCCAAGTGCTCGGTCGTCACCAAGTGGACACAGCGAATTTGGCGTAA
- a CDS encoding glycine zipper 2TM domain-containing protein, whose protein sequence is MKFKIAFISAAAITMAAVPVTASAHDTGYQHRHSNSNGDQQLVGGVIGAIAGGVLGSQVAGNGARTEGSVLGAVIGGVAGAAIAGDGNNNRGYNRGYYNQNTGYYGGGYSQPVYARPVYSQPVYGQPVYRQPVYSQPVYQGSYYAPTYYSQPLYSGGYYSQPRVSININSGFRNRSYRGGNNRGYRRGHHRRRH, encoded by the coding sequence ATGAAATTCAAAATCGCTTTCATCAGTGCCGCAGCAATCACCATGGCCGCTGTACCCGTCACGGCCAGCGCTCATGACACGGGCTACCAACATCGCCACAGCAATAGTAATGGCGACCAGCAGCTGGTCGGCGGCGTAATAGGCGCTATCGCAGGCGGCGTTCTGGGCAGTCAAGTCGCAGGCAATGGCGCGCGCACCGAAGGCTCCGTCCTTGGAGCCGTAATCGGCGGTGTCGCCGGCGCAGCGATTGCAGGCGACGGCAATAATAATCGCGGCTATAACCGGGGTTATTACAATCAAAACACAGGCTATTACGGCGGCGGTTACAGCCAACCCGTTTACGCTCGACCTGTTTATAGTCAGCCCGTTTATGGCCAACCTGTGTACCGCCAACCCGTATATAGCCAACCCGTTTATCAGGGCAGCTATTATGCGCCGACCTATTACAGCCAACCGCTTTATTCAGGCGGATATTACAGCCAACCCCGCGTTAGCATTAATATCAATAGCGGTTTTAGAAACCGCAGCTACAGAGGCGGTAACAACCGTGGATATCGCCGCGGTCACCACCGCCGCCGTCACTAG
- the yaaA gene encoding peroxide stress protein YaaA: protein MLTLLSPAKKLNFDPAETTLSPTKPVLQSDVIEIAKVAKKQSADDLKRLMHISDNLAELNAERFKTFNLDGQSNSAKQAGLAFDGDVYWGLAANSMSDDTLSYAQDHLRILSGLYGVLRPLDAIQPYRLEMGTKIENPRGKSLYDFWGTKIADQLNADMQGHKDHTIVNLASNEYFKAVAKKSIDSPVLSAKFLNVKDGQARALMYYAKYGRGLMARWIMDNRVERADDLKDFDLDGYSFDKAASSDSELVFTRPQPPKK from the coding sequence ATGCTGACACTTCTTTCCCCTGCAAAAAAACTAAATTTTGATCCGGCCGAGACGACGCTCTCGCCGACTAAGCCAGTGCTGCAATCCGACGTGATAGAGATCGCGAAGGTCGCGAAAAAACAAAGCGCGGATGACCTAAAGCGCCTGATGCATATCTCTGATAATCTGGCCGAATTAAATGCGGAGCGTTTCAAGACGTTTAATCTGGACGGGCAGAGCAATAGCGCCAAACAGGCAGGCCTTGCCTTTGACGGCGATGTCTATTGGGGGCTGGCCGCCAACTCTATGTCCGATGACACGCTGTCTTATGCGCAGGATCATTTGCGGATTTTATCAGGGCTTTACGGTGTGCTGCGCCCGCTTGATGCGATACAGCCTTATCGTTTGGAAATGGGCACAAAGATTGAAAATCCGCGTGGCAAATCACTTTATGATTTTTGGGGCACAAAAATTGCCGATCAATTAAACGCAGATATGCAAGGTCATAAAGACCACACAATTGTCAATTTGGCATCTAATGAATATTTCAAAGCCGTGGCTAAAAAATCAATCGACAGCCCGGTTCTTTCTGCCAAGTTTCTTAATGTGAAAGACGGTCAAGCCCGCGCCTTGATGTATTATGCGAAATATGGACGTGGCCTGATGGCGCGTTGGATTATGGATAATCGCGTCGAGCGCGCGGATGATCTGAAAGATTTCGATCTGGATGGTTATAGTTTTGATAAAGCCGCAAGCTCAGACTCTGAGCTTGTCTTTACCCGTCCACAACCGCCGAAGAAATAG
- a CDS encoding TlyA family RNA methyltransferase: MRLDQYLVKRGLFESRNRAQEAIKLGYVKVAGERITKAGFKVSDGAEVTAKSLHPYVSRGGLKLAHALREFNVDVRGKVCLDVGASTGGFTDVLIQNGARHVYAVDVGHGQLHRRLQGRDDVTSLEGTDARGLTADMFAARPTMIVCDASFISLTKVLGAALAIPATGAQLMALVKPQFEVGKAGIGKGGIVKSETDALMALSDISAWIQSQGWHVSATTDSPIKGGSGNHEYLLHAVKQ; encoded by the coding sequence ATGCGGCTTGATCAATATCTCGTCAAGCGCGGGCTTTTTGAAAGTCGTAACCGCGCCCAAGAAGCAATTAAATTGGGTTACGTGAAAGTTGCAGGAGAACGCATCACTAAGGCGGGATTTAAAGTATCAGACGGCGCAGAGGTCACGGCCAAATCACTGCACCCTTATGTCTCGCGCGGTGGGTTGAAACTGGCCCATGCCCTACGCGAATTCAACGTCGATGTGCGAGGAAAGGTCTGCCTTGATGTCGGGGCGAGCACGGGCGGCTTTACCGATGTGCTTATCCAAAATGGGGCGCGTCATGTTTATGCCGTCGATGTGGGACATGGCCAGTTGCACCGCCGTTTGCAGGGCCGCGATGATGTCACCTCTCTGGAGGGTACGGACGCGCGCGGGCTTACCGCTGATATGTTTGCTGCTCGTCCAACCATGATTGTGTGTGACGCCAGCTTCATATCCCTGACCAAAGTGCTGGGTGCGGCGCTCGCCATTCCAGCCACTGGCGCGCAATTAATGGCTCTGGTCAAACCCCAATTTGAAGTCGGCAAAGCGGGTATCGGCAAAGGCGGGATTGTGAAATCCGAAACTGATGCCCTTATGGCGCTTTCTGACATTTCCGCCTGGATACAATCCCAAGGCTGGCACGTATCCGCCACCACGGACAGCCCCATCAAAGGCGGCTCAGGCAATCACGAATATTTACTTCACGCAGTGAAGCAATAA
- a CDS encoding histidine phosphatase family protein — protein MTVIDPHNPSLARDVDTIILVRHGKPALSRKVRLTWQGYRDWWGQYDLGGLKSEQKIPKKVRRVAKTADIVISSPLPRAVESAELLTGKAPDKIIPELVEAALPSPHLGPLKFRPKTWGTWSRIVWYVGYAGGMENHRDARKRVEGVCDALADEAQGGKIVLVTAHGWINRMIKGSLMKRGWKCVHQNGDLHWSFRTLTRKTKT, from the coding sequence ATGACGGTAATTGACCCCCATAACCCTAGCCTCGCGCGTGATGTTGATACCATCATCCTTGTGCGGCACGGAAAGCCCGCATTGTCACGAAAAGTGCGTCTGACATGGCAGGGCTACCGCGATTGGTGGGGCCAATATGATTTGGGCGGATTGAAGTCTGAGCAGAAAATTCCCAAGAAAGTCAGAAGGGTCGCCAAGACGGCAGACATTGTTATTTCTAGCCCGCTGCCCCGTGCTGTTGAAAGTGCAGAGCTTTTGACAGGTAAGGCCCCCGATAAAATTATACCGGAATTAGTCGAGGCGGCTTTGCCGTCACCGCATCTGGGGCCATTGAAATTTCGTCCCAAAACGTGGGGGACATGGTCGCGTATTGTTTGGTATGTCGGCTATGCTGGCGGCATGGAAAATCACCGCGATGCGCGCAAACGTGTGGAAGGCGTATGTGACGCTCTGGCGGATGAAGCGCAAGGCGGCAAAATTGTGCTGGTCACGGCACACGGCTGGATTAACCGCATGATCAAAGGGTCGCTGATGAAGCGCGGCTGGAAATGCGTGCATCAAAATGGCGATCTGCATTGGAGTTTTCGAACTTTAACGCGTAAAACAAAGACATAG
- a CDS encoding YihY/virulence factor BrkB family protein, producing MSRYAPFVKPRPNPQSGAEWPWQFSLRDWRQIFTRVFKEIGNDNVGVVAAGVAFFSLLAVFPLITACLSIYGYFADPADAQAMLSKVSAVLPRDAWVLLNDQITTVVNQPNAKLGVGIAVGLLIALYSAGAGIRAIMRAMNIAYGEVESRGFAKFYALAGTMTLSMVLFVWVALAVIIGVPALLTLLKLEGIARLATRAMPWMLLVGLFGFASGILYRFGPSRRPAKKRWVYPGIIFTTLSWLLISAGFSFFVSRFGSYNATYGSLSAVIVLLMWFWLTAFIVIIGAEINAEMERQTHVDTTRGPDRPVGKRGAVVADFDAGHPKADPADTAVSKGQRPS from the coding sequence GTGTCGCGTTATGCACCATTTGTAAAACCGCGACCCAACCCGCAAAGTGGGGCCGAATGGCCGTGGCAGTTTTCCCTGCGCGATTGGCGGCAGATTTTTACACGTGTGTTTAAAGAGATCGGCAATGACAATGTTGGCGTCGTTGCGGCGGGTGTCGCGTTTTTCAGCTTGCTCGCCGTCTTTCCGCTCATCACGGCGTGTTTGTCCATTTACGGATATTTCGCTGACCCCGCTGACGCGCAAGCGATGCTGTCAAAGGTCAGTGCAGTTCTGCCGCGTGACGCATGGGTTTTGTTGAACGACCAAATTACAACCGTTGTGAACCAACCCAATGCTAAGCTTGGCGTTGGTATCGCTGTCGGTCTTCTTATCGCGCTTTACAGTGCGGGGGCGGGCATACGCGCAATCATGCGGGCGATGAATATTGCTTACGGTGAGGTCGAGAGCCGCGGCTTTGCCAAATTTTACGCCCTTGCGGGGACGATGACATTGTCCATGGTTTTGTTTGTTTGGGTGGCCTTGGCGGTCATTATCGGCGTGCCAGCCTTGCTGACCCTTCTTAAATTAGAAGGTATAGCGAGGCTCGCGACACGGGCAATGCCGTGGATGTTGCTGGTCGGTCTCTTTGGCTTTGCCTCTGGCATACTCTACCGCTTTGGGCCGTCGCGCAGACCCGCCAAAAAGCGCTGGGTTTATCCGGGAATTATTTTTACAACACTGAGCTGGCTGCTTATCTCGGCGGGGTTTTCGTTCTTTGTTTCCCGCTTCGGGAGCTATAACGCGACCTACGGCAGTTTAAGCGCTGTGATTGTCCTGTTGATGTGGTTTTGGCTAACCGCCTTCATTGTCATTATTGGCGCCGAAATTAATGCCGAAATGGAGCGCCAAACCCATGTTGATACAACGCGCGGTCCGGACCGACCCGTCGGTAAGCGCGGTGCGGTGGTCGCAGATTTTGATGCGGGTCACCCCAAAGCCGACCCTGCGGACACGGCCGTTTCCAAAGGTCAAAGACCCAGCTAG
- a CDS encoding exodeoxyribonuclease VII small subunit has protein sequence MADNIKDMSFETALEELEGIVSKLERGDAPLEESITIYQRGAALKAHCEGKLKDAQLKVEKIVLDGNGNAKTAPLD, from the coding sequence ATGGCCGATAATATTAAAGATATGAGTTTTGAAACCGCGCTAGAAGAGCTTGAAGGCATTGTCTCTAAGCTAGAGCGCGGTGACGCCCCGCTCGAAGAAAGCATCACGATTTATCAACGCGGTGCGGCCCTAAAAGCGCATTGCGAAGGCAAGCTAAAAGACGCGCAGTTAAAGGTCGAAAAAATTGTGCTGGACGGCAATGGTAATGCCAAAACAGCGCCGCTTGATTAG
- a CDS encoding polyprenyl synthetase family protein, producing the protein MSSPVTFKDSLAKTAQHLETVLDDVLPKPIGHQAVVAEAMRYAAMGGGKRLRPFLLVQTAQLFGADDAGIWRAAAALECLHVYSLVHDDLPCMDDDDMRRGKPTVHKTYDEAIATLAGDALLTLSFELMASSSEDSARALSMVKALAVAGGVNGMIGGQVIDITVSEDARDEALITELQNLKTGALIEFGCHAGAVLAGASGDDVARVRRYARDMGLAFQIKDDILDVEGDADLVGKAVGKDADLGKATFVSILGLEPAREMAAELGERAKSHLAPFGKDADILCATVDFVLNRTH; encoded by the coding sequence TTGAGCTCACCCGTGACCTTTAAAGACAGCCTTGCCAAGACAGCGCAGCATTTGGAAACAGTGCTGGACGATGTTCTGCCAAAACCTATTGGGCATCAGGCTGTGGTAGCAGAGGCTATGCGTTATGCTGCCATGGGCGGGGGCAAGCGGTTGCGGCCCTTCCTGCTTGTCCAGACAGCTCAATTATTTGGCGCAGATGACGCGGGAATTTGGCGGGCGGCGGCGGCGCTGGAATGTTTACACGTCTACTCCCTCGTCCATGATGATTTGCCCTGTATGGATGATGACGACATGCGCCGGGGTAAGCCGACTGTTCACAAAACCTACGACGAAGCGATTGCGACGCTGGCGGGCGACGCGCTGCTGACGCTGTCTTTTGAGCTTATGGCGAGTAGCAGCGAGGATAGCGCACGCGCGCTGTCGATGGTCAAAGCGCTCGCTGTCGCTGGCGGTGTTAACGGCATGATCGGCGGGCAGGTGATTGATATCACAGTGTCAGAGGACGCGCGGGACGAAGCCCTCATTACAGAGCTGCAAAATCTTAAAACTGGGGCGTTGATTGAATTTGGCTGTCACGCGGGGGCTGTGCTGGCCGGGGCCAGCGGTGATGATGTTGCGCGTGTGCGGCGCTATGCCCGGGATATGGGGCTGGCTTTTCAAATAAAAGATGACATTCTGGACGTCGAAGGCGATGCGGATTTGGTCGGCAAAGCGGTCGGCAAAGACGCAGACCTTGGAAAGGCCACATTCGTGTCAATCTTAGGTCTAGAACCTGCGCGAGAGATGGCAGCAGAACTAGGCGAGCGCGCAAAATCGCATCTGGCCCCATTTGGAAAAGATGCAGATATTTTGTGCGCGACAGTGGATTTTGTGCTAAACCGCACACATTAA
- a CDS encoding TIGR02301 family protein translates to MKRFIFLITLVAVSLPAFAQDAQTTREQERAAAAAAEAAREAAEKRVEADMLKMNNLVEALSKNLGQLHYLRTLCFGDDDQLWREKTAEMMDVEVGDDVARRRDIIRAFNAGYNQERDRFSTCSNAVSLDAAALSENARNIATMLGDPFREQ, encoded by the coding sequence ATGAAACGTTTTATCTTTCTCATAACATTGGTGGCAGTCAGTTTACCCGCTTTTGCCCAAGACGCGCAGACCACGCGGGAGCAAGAACGCGCCGCTGCTGCCGCGGCTGAGGCTGCGCGAGAGGCGGCAGAGAAACGCGTTGAAGCTGATATGCTTAAAATGAACAACCTTGTGGAAGCTTTGTCTAAAAATCTTGGGCAACTGCATTATCTGCGCACACTGTGTTTTGGTGATGATGACCAGCTGTGGCGTGAAAAAACCGCCGAGATGATGGACGTTGAAGTGGGTGATGATGTCGCTCGCCGTCGGGATATTATACGCGCCTTTAACGCCGGCTATAACCAAGAACGAGATCGTTTTTCAACGTGTTCTAACGCTGTTAGTTTGGACGCGGCGGCGTTATCTGAAAATGCGCGTAATATCGCGACTATGCTCGGCGACCCGTTTCGCGAACAATAG